A single genomic interval of Cucumis sativus cultivar 9930 chromosome 5, Cucumber_9930_V3, whole genome shotgun sequence harbors:
- the LOC101205821 gene encoding bifunctional dTDP-4-dehydrorhamnose 3,5-epimerase/dTDP-4-dehydrorhamnose reductase: MGILADSGSVSTLKFLIYGRTGWIGGLLGHLCQKQGIDFTYGSGRLENRASLEADIAAVNPTHVFNAAGVTGRPNVDWCESHKVETIRTNVVGTLSLADVCRERGLILINYATGCIFEYDSAHPINSGIGFKEDEIPNFIGSFYSKTKAMVEDLLKNYENVCTLRVRMPISSDLSNPRNFITKITRYEKVVDIPNSMTILDELLPISIEMAKRNLTGIWNFTNPGVVSHNEILEMYKQFIDPNFTWKNFTLDEQAKVIVAPRSNNELDATKLKNEFPELLSIKDSLIKYVFKPNQKTPTA, encoded by the exons ATGGGGATTCTCGCTGACAGTGGGTCAGTTTCTACTCTCAAGTTCTTGATTTACGGCCGGACTGGCTGGATTGGCGGTTTGCTTGGCCACCTCTGCCAAAAACAGGGTATTGATTTCACTTACGGTTCTGGCCGCCTCGAGAACCGCGCCTCCCTCGAGGCTGATATCGCCGCTGTCAACCCAACCCATGTCTTCAACGCTGCTGGAGTCACTGGCCGACCCAACGTCGATTGGTGCGAATCGCATAAGGTCGAGACCATTAGAACCAATGTGGTCGGAACCTTGAGCTTGGCCGATGTGTGCCGTGAGAGAGGCTTGATCTTGATTAATTACGCCACTGGCTGCATTTTCGAGTACGATTCCGCACATCCTATCAATTCGGGGATTGGATTCAAGGAGGATGAAATCCCTAATTTTATTGGATCCTTCTATTCCAAGACGAAAGCTATG GTTGAGGATCTGCTGAAGAACTATGAGAATGTGTGCACTTTGCGCGTACGGATGCCTATATCCTCGGACTTATCAAATCCTCGCAACTTCATTACAAAGATTACTAGATACGAGAAGGTTGTCGACATCCCAAACTCAATGACAATCTTGGACGAACTCCTTCCAATCTCCATTGAAATGGCAAAAAGAAACCTCACTGGAATATGGAACTTCACCAACCCAGGAGTGGTGAGCCACAATGAGATCTTGGAGATGTACAAGCAATTCATTGACCCCAATTTCACATGGAAGAACTTCACTCTGGATGAGCAAGCCAAAGTGATCGTCGCGCCACGGAGCAACAATGAGCTCGATGCAACCAAGTTGAAGAACGAATTCCCTGAACTCTTGTCCATCAAGGACTCTCTCATCAAGTATGTGTTCAAGCCAAATCAGAAAACTCCTACCGCTTAA
- the LOC101219817 gene encoding protein HOTHEAD has product MSGSVWGEFFTSALTAFLLFHGFSSSHQVPKFSFLRNATDAPTVSYYDYIIVGGGTAGCPLAATLSKKYKVLVLERGGSPYGNPNITNLSAFGAALSDLSASSPSQRFVSEDGVINSRARVLGGGSCLNAGFYTRASPDYVRRAGWEGKLVNESYEWVERVVAFEPPMGEWQSAVRDGLIEAGVKPNNGFTYDHLYGTKVGGTIFDHHGHRHTAADLLSYANPSNLNVLLYATARSIIFPSLGKRRPKAHGVVFEDSKGIKHRAYLKYGSKSEIIISAGCLGSPQLLMLSGLGPAQHLKAHNITVVLDHPMVGQSVSDNPMNAVFVPSPVPVEVSLIEVVGITQNGTYIEAASGENFAGGPSTRDFGMFSPKIGQLSTVPPKQRTAEAIAKATEAMKELNEAAFRGGFILEKIMGPISSGHLELRTRDPNDNPSVTFNYFKEPTDLHRCVAGINLIRRIIDSKSFSRFRYDNVSVATLLNMTASAPINLLPKHENLSRSPEQYCRDTVMTIWHYHGGCQTGAVVDRDYRVFGVDSLRVVDGSTFHDSPGTNPQATVMMLGRYVGVRILRERLKIRHQK; this is encoded by the exons ATGAGTGGTTCTGTTTGGGGTGAATTCTTCACTTCTGCTCTTACtgcttttcttctcttccatggtttttcttcctctcaCCAAG TTccaaaatttagtttcttgCGAAATGCAACCGATGCTCCCACGGTATCATACTACGACTACATAATCGTCGGAGGTGGGACGGCGGGATGCCCATTGGCGGCGACCCTATCGAAAAAGTATAAGGTATTGGTGTTAGAACGTGGTGGCTCGCCGTACGGAAATCCCAATATCACCAACTTATCGGCTTTTGGGGCTGCCCTTTCTGATTTGTCTGCTTCTTCTCCGTCGCAACGTTTCGTGTCGGAGGACGGTGTTATCAACTCACGCGCTCGTGTTCTCGGCGGCGGCAGCTGCCTTAATGCCGGATTTTACACACGCGCCTCCCCTGATTATGTCAG GAGAGCGGGATGGGAGGGAAAGTTGGTGAATGAGTCATACGAGTGGGTGGAGAGAGTGGTGGCCTTCGAACCGCCGATGGGGGAGTGGCAATCGGCGGTGAGGGACGGTCTAATTGAAGCGGGTGTGAAGCCTAATAATGGGTTCACCTACGATCACCTATACGGTACTAAAGTGGGCGGCACCATCTTCGATCATCATGGCCATCGACACACCGCTGCTGATCTTTTGTCCTATGCCAATCCTTCCAATTTAAATGTCTTACTCTACGCCACTGCCCGttcaatcatttttccaagtcTAG GGAAACGAAGGCCCAAGGCCCACGGAGTGGTGTTTGAGGACTCGAAGGGAATAAAACACAGAGCCTACCTTAAGTATGGGTCCAAGAGTGAAATAATCATATCAGCGGGCTGTCTTGGAAGCCCACAACTTCTAATGCTAAGTGGGTTGGGTCCAGCCCAACATCTTAAGGCCCATAATATAACAGTGGTTTTGGACCATCCCATGGTGGGGCAGAGTGTGTCCGATAACCCAATGAACGCCGTTTTCGTTCCATCCCCCGTTCCGGTGGAGGTGTCGCTGATTGAGGTTGTCGGAATTACCCAAAACGGAACGTACATTGAAGCCGCCAGTGGCGAGAACTTCGCCGGCGGCCCTTCTACCAGAGACTTCGGCATGTTCTCTCCTAAG ATCGGGCAATTATCGACAGTACCACCGAAGCAAAGAACGGCGGAAGCCATAGCCAAAGCCACAGAAGCAATGAAGGAACTTAACGAAGCCGCATTCCGAGGAGGCTTCATCCTCGAAAAAATAATGGGTCCAATTTCCTCTGGTCATCTGGAGCTCCGAACCCGAGACCCGAACGACAACCCGTCCGTCACATTCAACTACTTCAAAGAACCCACTGACCTCCACCGCTGCGTCGCTGGCATCAACCTAATCCGCCGCATAATCGATTCAAAATCCTTCTCCAGGTTCCGATACGACAACGTTTCGGTAGCGACGCTTCTGAACATGACGGCGAGTGCACCGATCAACCTGCTGCCGAAGCACGAGAACTTGTCAAGGTCGCCGGAGCAGTACTGCAGGGACACGGTGATGACGATCTGGCATTACCACGGCGGTTGTCAGACAGGAGCGGTGGTGGATAGGGATTATAGGGTATTTGGAGTGGATTCGTTAAGGGTTGTTGATGGATCAACTTTTCATGATTCGCCTGGAACTAACCCTCAGGCTACGGTGATGATGCTTGGCAg GTACGTGGGAGTAAGAATATTGAGGGAAAGGCTTAAAATCAgacaccaaaaataa
- the LOC101205586 gene encoding SPX domain-containing membrane protein At4g22990 has protein sequence MVAFGKKLKERQIEEWQGYYINYKLMKKKVKQYAQQMEVGTQDRRHVLKDFSRMLDNQIEKIVLFLLEQQGLLASRIAKLDERLDVLQEEPEISQITELREAYREAGQDLLKLLYFVEINAIGLRKILKKFDKRFGYKFTDYYVKTRANHPYSQLQQVFKHVGIGAVVGAISRNLHELQDRQGRSYLSIYDQPVLPLQDPVIDSIRAAVDRLSNSTNFLNFLAQHALIMQEELPAPIGEQVDDSSYHSMSLFLNLANTFLYMVNTYIVVPTADDYSMSLGAAATVCGIVIGAMAVAQVFSSVYFSAWSNRSYFRPLIFSSIALFLGNLLYALAYDLQSLWVLLIGRLCCGLGSARAVNRRYISDCVPLKIRMQASAGFVSASALGMACGPALAGLLQTKFKIYKLTFNQNTLPGWVMAVAWLMYLIWLCISFREPSRESEENTPQESHQVQNDTLEKGLHQPLLITSLEKPSDEDGDPEVDDSEEAPEESRLPVTSIGSAYRLLTPSVKVQLLIYFMLKYAMEVLLSESSVVTTYYFGWSTSSVAIFLACLGLTVLPVNIFVGSYISNMFEDRQILLVSEVLVLIGILLSFNVIVPYSVVQYVGSGLIMFVSAEVLEGVNLALLSRVMSSRLSRGTYNGGLLSTEAGTIARVIADGTITLAGYLGRSRLLNVTLIPSLLICVVSILSTCYTYNSLY, from the exons ATATTACATCAATTATAAACTTATGAAGAAGAAGGTAAAACAATATGCTCAACAAATGGAAGTTGGAACACAAGATCGTCGGCACGTTCTCAAGGATTTTTCAAGAATGCTGGACAACCAG ATTGAGAAGATTGTACTTTTTCTGCTGGAGCAACAAGGCCTTCTTGCAAGCCGTATAGCCAAACTTGATGAACGGCTTGATGTTCTTCAAGAAGAACCTGAAATATCCCAGATAACTGAATTGAGAGAAGCTTACAGAGAAGCTGGCCAAGATCTTTTAAAGcttctatattttgttgagATAAATGCAATTGGCCTgcgtaaaattttgaaaaaatttgacAAGCGGTTTGGCTATAAATTTACCGATTACTATGTCAAAACACGGGCCAACCATCCTTACTCCCAGCTGCAGCAAGTTTTCAAACACGTG GGAATAGGAGCTGTTGTTGGAGCCATATCGCGGAACTTGCATGAACTCCAGGACCGTCAAGGAAGAAGCTATCTATCAATATATGATCAGCCTGTTCTTCCTCTCCAG GACCCTGTAATTGATTCAATTAGAGCTGCTGTGGACAGGCTAAGTAACTCAACAAACTTCCTGAACTTTTTAGCACAGCATGCCCTCATTATGCAGGAAGAATTGCCTGCTCCTATTGGGGAACAAGTCGATGATAGCAGTTATCACTCCATGTCTCTTTTCTTGAACCTCGCAAATACCTTCCTATACATGGTCAATACATATATTGTAGTCCCAACAGCTGATGACTACTCCATGAGCCTTGGAGCTGCAGCGACTGTATGTGGTATTGTAATTGGAGCAATGGCAGTTGCACAAGTGTTCTCATCAGTTTATTTTAGTGCATGGTCGAATAGATCTTACTTCAGACCTCTAATATTTAGCAGTATAGCTCTCTTTCTCGGGAACTTGTTATATGCTCTTGCTTATGACCTTCAATCACTCTGGGTTCTTTTGATTGGACGGCTTTGCTGTGG GTTGGGTTCTGCTCGGGCTGTTAATAGGCGCTATATCAGTGATTGTGTGCCACTAAAAATTCGCATGCAAGCATCAGCAGGCTTTGTTAGTGCCAGTGCTCTAGGAATGGCTTGTGGTCCAGCTCTGGCCGGATTACTTCAAACGAAGTTTAAGATTTACAAGCTTACTTTTAATCAAAACACTTTGCCTGGTTGGGTTATGGCTGTGGCGTGGCTAATGTATCTAATATGGTTGTGTATCTCATTTCGTGAACCTTCACGGGAAAGTGAAGAGAATACACCACAGGAATCACATCAAG TTCAAAATGATACACTCGAAAAGGGTCTTCACCAGCCATTGCTTATAACTTCACTGGAGAAGCCATCAGATGAAGATGGTGACCCAGAAGTTGATGACAGTGAAGAAGCGCCCGAGGAATCTCGCCTACCAGTGACCTCTATTGGCTCAGCTTATAGATTACTTACTCCTTCTGTTAAG GTTcaattattgatatatttcaTGCTCAAATATGCAATGGAAGTTTTGCTTTCGGAGTCTAGTGTTGTTACCACATACTACTTCGGTTGGTCCACAAGCTCTGTGGCAATTTTTCTGGCATGCCTTGGTCTGACAGTTCTCCCGGTGAATATCTTTGTTGGTAGTTACATTAGCAACATGTTTGAAGATAG ACAAATACTGTTGGTGTCAGAAGTTCTTGTCTTGATAGGCATCCTTTTAAGCTTCAATGTAATAGTTCCATACTCTGTGGTTCAATATGTGGGCTCTGGACTTATCATGTTTGTGTCGGCAGAAGTGCTTGAAG GCGTGAACCTTGCACTTCTCTCACGAGTCATGTCATCTCGACTTTCACGTGGTACATATAATGGTGGATTGTTATCAACAGAAGCTGGGACTATTGCGCGAGTAATTGCAGATGGAACTATAACCCTTGCTGGTTACTTAGGCCGAAGTAGGCTCTTGAATGTTACACTCATTCCCTCCCTCCTCATTTGTGTAGTCTCCATTCTTTCCACCTGCTACACCTACAACTCTCTATACTGA
- the LOC101220052 gene encoding molybdenum cofactor sulfurase, producing the protein MQSPCIREASQACLRGCCRTPFLGLTDSSQTAIDRSSAASTPAYNFHGTTETSLHPDARFSDHESIPTLKDAFTYFIRAYPLYLDTQQIDRIRADEYNHLALSKHVCLDYNGQCLFSFAQQQSSPMAPAASSSSPPGSPPLILHSPGSPFFNISHKAVKPNSQVKNGGQESEFESRIRSRIMKFMNLSEDDYAMVFTANQSSAFKLLADTYPFQQNRNLITVYDHESEAVDLMVESSRKKGARIYSAEFLWPNLNISTGKLRRLIVSKRKRKKKMKMKMNKRGLFVLPLQSRLTGTPYSYQWLNIARDNEWDVCLDTCALGPKDMETLGLSLFKPEFLISSFYKVFGENPSGFGCLFIKKSNVSLMESLLTSPANIGVITLISTSPSFPFTEEPETTETKTQQISKPTLEIQNLAIPESRNSPEITEATEIEEEELSITGIVESTTPFVSTRSTNTEMNSYMDCRGLDHADSVGLRLISIRARYLINWLTNALMNLQHPNPEGRIAKALVRIYGPKIEINRGPAVAFNIFDWKGEKVDPAMVQKLADRSNISLSNGIVKEVSFLDKNEEENEMRKERAMEEGERIDRNEKRHCRIRVVSAGIGFLTNFEDVYKFWAFVSRFLDADFVEKERWRYMALNQKTIEV; encoded by the coding sequence ATGCAGTCTCCTTGTATTAGAGAGGCTTCACAGGCCTGCCTTCGAGGCTGCTGTCGAACCCCATTTCTCGGTCTTACTGATTCTTCACAGACTGCAATTGACAGATCTTCTGCAGCTTCAACTCCTGCATACAACTTTCATGGCACAACGGAAACATCTCTTCATCCAGATGCTCGATTCTCCGATCATGAATCCATCCCTACCCTAAAGGATGCTTTTACTTACTTCATTAGGGCATACCCTCTCTACCTTGACACACAACAGATCGACCGAATCCGAGCTGATGAATACAATCATCTTGCTCTCTCCAAACATGTTTGTCTCGATTACAATGGTCAGtgtctcttttcttttgctcAACAGCAGAGTTCTCCAATGGCTCCAGCtgcttcttcctcttctccaCCAGGCTCCCCTCCTCTAATTCTGCATTCCCCAGGATCACCATTCTTCAACATTTCCCATAAAGCAGTCAAACCAAATTCCCAGGTGAAGAATGGTGGTCAAGAATCAGAATTTGAGTCTAGAATTAGAAGTAGAATTATGAAGTTTATGAACTTATCAGAAGATGATTATGCTATGGTGTTCACAGCCAATCAATCATCAGCCTTCAAACTACTAGCAGACACTTACCCTTTTCAGCAGAACAGAAATTTGATCACAGTTTATGATCACGAGAGTGAGGCAGTTGATTTGATGGTTGAAAGCTCCAGGAAGAAAGGAGCAAGAATCTATTCCGCAGAGTTCTTATGGCCAAACCTAAACATCTCTACCGGAAAATTAAGAAGACTAATAGTCAGTAAacggaagaggaagaagaagatgaagatgaagatgaacaAAAGGGGGTTATTTGTACTCCCACTTCAGTCAAGATTAACAGGAACCCCATATTCATATCAATGGCTGAACATAGCTCGAGATAACGAATGGGATGTCTGCCTAGATACATGTGCACTAGGGCCAAAAGACATGGAAACTTTAGGCCTCTCGCTTTTCAAGCCtgaatttctaatttcttctttctacaAAGTTTTTGGCGAAAACCCATCGGGGTTTGGTTGTTTGTTCATCAAGAAATCCAATGTTTCATTGATGGAGAGTTTACTCACCTCCCCTGCAAACATTGGCGTTATAACTCTTATCTCAACATCACCATCATTTCCATTTACAGAAGAACCTGAAACTACAGAAACCAAAactcaacaaatttcaaaacccaCCCtagaaattcaaaatctagCTATACCAGAGTCGCGAAATTCACCTGAAATCACTGAAGCCACAGAAATCGAAGAGGAAGAACTCTCAATCACAGGAATTGTCGAATCGACAACACCTTTCGTATCCACTCGATCAACCAACACAGAAATGAACTCATACATGGATTGCAGAGGCTTAGATCATGCAGATTCAGTAGGTCTAAGATTAATAAGCATTAGAGCAAGATACCTGATCAATTGGCTAACAAATGCATTGATGAATCTACAACACCCGAATCCAGAAGGAAGGATTGCTAAAGCTCTAGTGAGAATCTACGGCCCGAAAATCGAAATCAATCGAGGACCCGCCGTGGCATTCAACATATTCGACTGGAAAGGGGAAAAAGTAGACCCAGCAATGGTTCAGAAGCTTGCTGATCGGAGCAATATTTCGTTGAGCAATGGAATTGTGAAGGAGGTAAGTTTCTTGGATAAGAATGAAGAGGAAAATGAGATGAGGAAGGAGAGAGCGATGGAGGAAGGAGAAAGAATTGATAGAAATGAGAAACGCCATTGTCGGATAAGAGTGGTGAGTGCAGGGATTGGATTTTTGACGAATTTTGAAGATGTTTATAAGTTTTGGGCGTTTGTTTCAAGGTTTTTGGATGCAGATTTTGtggagaaagagagatggagatATATGGCTCTTAATCAAAAAACCattgaagtttga